One window of Cucurbita pepo subsp. pepo cultivar mu-cu-16 chromosome LG19, ASM280686v2, whole genome shotgun sequence genomic DNA carries:
- the LOC111781481 gene encoding threonine dehydratase biosynthetic, chloroplastic-like has translation MEARLLNAPIFEPLTRKCLLPPPFSFSRGASIPIDNRSGMRLTRRVHCQAMVSKDTVDISNSPVLDTSIATLGDALAASPSPPPKRVSADSLQFPPGYLGAVPDRSGSDGGEDGLDAMEYLTRILGSKVYELAIESPLQLAPKLSERLGVNIWLKREDLQPVFSFKLRGAYNMMAKLPKEQLEKGVICSSAGNHAQGVALAAKRLKCDAVIAMPVTTPEIKWQSVQKLGATVVLVGDSYDEAQAYAKKRSKEEGRTFIPPFDHPDVIAGQGTVGMEIVRQMKGPLHAIFVPVGGGGLIAGIAAYVKRVSPEVKIIGVEPSDANAMALSLCHGQRIMLDKAGVFADGVAVKEVGEETFRLCKDLMDGVVLVSRDAICASIKDMFEEKRSILEPAGALSLAGAEAYCKYYGLKGENVVVITSGANMNFDKLRIVTELANVGAEREAVLATIVPEKPGSFKKFCELVGPMNITEFKYRYNSEKEAVVLYNVGMHMPSELEEMKNRMKASQLETYNLTKNDLVKDHLRYLMGGKSNVENEVLCRFIFPERPGALEKFLDAFSPRWNISLFHYRGQGETGANILVGLQIDKSDMIEFHERARRLAYDYVVVTDDGVFQLLMHT, from the exons ATGGAGGCTCGTCTTCTCAACGCGCCGATTTTTGAACCACTTACTCGTAAATGTCTTCTTCCGCccccattttctttctcgaGAGGGGCGTCCATTCCGATTGACAATCGAAGCGGAATGAGACTTACCAGGCGGGTACACTGCCAAGCCATGGTTTCAAAAGACACGGTTGATATCTCTAACAGTCCTGTATTGGACACTTCGATTGCGACTCTTGGAGATGCATTGGCGGCGTCCCCTTCGCCTCCTCCCAAAAGGGTATCGGCGGATTCGCTGCAGTTCCCGCCTGGATATCTTGGCGCCGTTCCCGACCGTTCGGGTTCTGATGGCGGCGAGGATGGCCTTGATGCGATGGAGTATTTGACCAGGATTTTGGGTTCGAAGGTGTATGAATTGGCTATTGAATCCCCTTTGCAGCTTGCGCCCAAGTTGTCTGAGCGTTTAGGGGTCAATATCTGGCTCAAGAGGGAGGACTTGCAGCCT GTGTTTTCATTCAAGCTTCGAGGAGCTTATAATATGATGGCTAAACTTCCTAAAGAACAGTTGGAAAAAGGAGTTATATGCTCCTCAGCTGGAAATCATGCTCAAGGAGTTGCATTGGCTGCTAAGCGATTGAAATGTGATGCTGTGATTGCTATGCCTGTTACGACACCCGAAATTAAG TGGCAATCAGTTCAAAAACTGGGTGCAActgttgttcttgttggaGATTCGTACGACGAGGCACAAGCGTATGCTAAGAAGCGGAGCAAAGAGGAAGGGCGTACGTTCATACCCCCTTTTGATCACCCTGATGTCATAGCTGGGCAGGGTACTGTTGGGATGGAGATTGTTCGTCAAATGAAGGGTCCATTGCATGCTATTTTTGTGCCTGTTGGAGGTGGTGGTCTGATTGCTGGTATTGCTGCTTATGTCAAGAGGGTTTCTCCGGAG GTAAAGATTATTGGGGTGGAGCCATCTGATGCAAATGCGATGGCACTATCATTATGTCATGGCCAAAGAATAATGTTGGACAAGGCTGGAGTTTTTGCAGATGGTGTGGCTGTCAAAGAAGTCGGTGAAGAAACGTTTCGCCTTTGCAAAGATCTCATGGATGGTGTAGTTCTTGTTAGTCGTGATGCTATATGTGCATCGATAAAG GATATGTTTGAAGAGAAGAGGAGCATCTTGGAACCTGCAGGTGCTCTTTCTCTTGCTGGAGCTGAGGCATACTGCAAATATTATGGTTTGAAGGGAGAAAATGTTGTGGTAATAACCAGTGGTGCAAATATGAACTTTGACAAACTGAGAATAGTTACCGAACTTGCCAATGTCGGTGCTGAACGAGAGGCTGTTCTCGCAACTATAGTGCCGGAGAAACCTGGaagctttaaaaaattttgtgAACTG GTTGGTCCTATGAACATTACAGAATTCAAGTACAGATATAACTCTGAAAAAGAGGCAGTTGTTCTTTATAA TGTTGGTATGCATATGCCTTCAGAActtgaagaaatgaagaacaggATGAAGGCTTCTCAGCTTGAAACTTATAATCTCACAAAAAATGATCTTGTAAAGGATCACTTGCGTTACTTG ATGGGAGGCAAATCGAACGTTGAAAACGAAGTTCTTTGTCGTTTTATTTTCCCAGAAAGGCCAGGTGCTCTCGAGAAGTTCTTAGACGCTTTCAGTCCTCGCTGGAACATTAGTTTGTTTCATTATCGTGGGCAG GGTGAAACTGGTGCAAATATATTGGTTGGACTTCAGATCGACAAATCAGACATGATCGAATTCCACGAACGTGCTAGGAGGCTTGCATACGACTATGTCGTGGTAACTGATGATGGTGTGTTTCAGCTTCTAATGCACACATAG